The stretch of DNA GGTTACTTTCAAGAACAGGGCAACGTTAATAAAACAATCTATGTGCAAATCagtaaaaaggaaaagaaaaacaCTGTCACAGATAGCATGGTGATAAAAAAAAACAGTTGCTTGAGTTTCCGCATAAGTGAAGGTCAACAACAAAATATGGATAATATTTTAACGCCTAAACTCAAGCTACACAGAGAGACATTTTGTGTCATTCATCAGAAGAAGGTGCTCAACTTTTGTCTCGTTAGTATGGTtctttataaatttaatcagCAAGTATCTGGCAGAAATAAAAACCAAGCGAGCATAAAATCAGCGAGACTCACGAGCAACACTGAGTCTAACACGTTCTCTTCTTGCCTCCAGTTCAGTCATTTCCTGTTAAAaaaaaccaacaatttaaaattttcttgcttCACATACCATAAGGCATAATATTGACTGAAATAAGTTTTTCAAAGTAATATCTTAAGCCACAAGAAACGAGACTTATAGAAGCCCTTTTGGCCCTACAGTTGACGAGATAAGCCACAGATACACACATACGCACAGACACTTTCTCTCTCTCCCTTTCTGTGTCTGGGTCCACTGTAAGGAGGGGGATGTTTATCATGAAGCAATTGTATCCTTCTAAACCTTTCAGAGAACTGAGAAACATTGAAGTGTAGATTGTTTCATAATGGCGAGTTGGTTTCACAAATTCAAGCTGAGTAGAGAGTTTTGTActgagaaaggaaaaatattttcaccaaaCAGTTATTAAATGATCGCTTCCCTAGGTGACGATCAGTTACAGATGATGAATGCTATACAGTAATAGTGTGGTGCAGGATAGGCAAGAGTACTCTGGCAGAATTGGACATATATGAACTTTATCTGCTCGATCCCAAAGAATAAAAATAAGTAGTACTTCTATGTCACAACATAATTCCTCTGTGCTATAATCAACAGTCCAActgtttaattttttaatcaacTTCATCAAATCTTAAACCTTTtgatgatatataatatatattaaaaattaaaaatatttttaatgaattaagTCAACTATTTCTTAAAGGAGGCAAATTAACTGAACTACCACAAGAGAACATTCAAAAGcaaacaaaaacaaaccaaatgaATTAGGAActtttgagaaaatattttggaaGGGCTTGAACCAAGAACATATATATGGACTAGTCAAGGATAGTAGCCGTTCCCATAAAGATGGAGGATTCCACATCAAAGGCGTACATCGTGGAAAATACAAATACTTTAgaagcataaaaaaaatgtcGTCTCGTCTACCTCCGGAGTTGGAGCTCTTTTGCGCTGTCCATTAAGCCAGCATATCCATTCaactacaataaaaatattgaaaCATATATAAATACTGATCGCAAAGAAAGAACTAAAGCTTATGTGAATGTGAAATGTTAACCATATCCTTGGTGGGTTATAGGCTGAGAGGCGGACATCAATCAAAATCATGAAGAAGACAACAATTTCAATCaccaaaagaaaataaaatgttaaacaAAACCATGCACTCAAAGCAGCGGCTAATTTGGTTCTTGACTTTAACAATCACAATAATGGCAAACAAAAACTATAagaaagatttaaaggcataaATAATGTAATAGAAGAACATATTAAAAACTGACAGGGTGTCAGCTGTAAACTATAGAATAGTTTCAAATGCAACTGAAAGGCAAATAATTTCAACCAAGAAATTAGAGGATGAGAAGACATACCAGGAATGGAGGTAGGATCGTGCTCTCCTTTAAACTCTACCCATCGCTTCTCCTTCACTGAACAAATATACAACCAAGAACATTGCGATATCCCGATCAGAATCAACGCCAATGAACATTCTTAAGAAGTTAAGCCACGACACAatagtataaaaaaaataaaagatttgatCTTGAAGAACTACAGCCCACACTAGCATTTTTCCCATGTTCAAAACTTCGGAGATAGAGCAAAAACAAACCCATGATCAGAACCCTAAGATCACCCGTTGCAAGATAAGCAGATAGAGCAAAAACAAACCCATGATCAAAACCCTAAGATCACCCAAAACCCACATACATCTGAAAAAATTTACAGTGAGAAAACCAAGAACCAAATACGGCAAATGAGGAGCACCCAAGAGGAGGCACTTACTAAAACCATCGATTTCTTCATTTCTAGCGTAATACCTATTCCCCGACTTATCCATTCCAGAATATGTTCTGCTGCTGAATAGCGCTGTGAACCTCGACCACAGTCTAGACATCGCGCTTCTTCAATTCTTGAAATAAGTCACGAGATGCAGAATAGAAGAAACAGAAGTGTAAAAACTAAATTTCGGAGTTTACAGTTCGATTGGATTTCATAGAAAGCCTCAAGATTAACAAGACCACGCTTCCGAGGGAAACCAAATGAGGGGCCGCGGTCTCAGACGCCGGTttctcattttattttatttttttgtttaaaaatatatatatacgaaACTTTAATTTTGTAGAAAAATACTATTTATACACATACTATAGCATTcccttcttttaattttttaacatttcttaaattatataattttttattaataaataaaaaacatgaaactttattttttaaaaaactgctagtattaatttatacatatagtaaacaattaatttaattatgattattaataattaataaactgaaaaatattatttaatacgaataataatagataatgtGAAACAGATtatcaatattatttttagaaATATTAAACATAACTATATTGTCAAAATTAATaacgataaaataattttaaggtaGGGTTgcgaataatttttatttaaatcgaAATATCAGAGTAAACCAATTAAAAAATTCGGTtggattttattttcaaaaaattagttCCTCTATTCAATTTGACATCTATAATTTTTCTAAAGAAATCaaacaaattaaatatattgtttttcccataaaatttaatttttattaaattcagttttatattgatttttttacataaaacttcTAGGTTTTACTCAGATCAATAACTATAATCTAATTGATTTATTtaccatatattaaaattaatagtagtatttttaaaaagctacgatttcatatattttattaataactgTAAAAATTAAAGGAGGGCTGGGTATGAAGCTCGGCCTCTCGTTTAACTTCTGAAGGGGCCGAAGTTAAAGTCCCGGCCCCTTAGGtagaaatattactttttttttttgttgttgatattttgttagttttttttgggtatttttattttttaatcttggttaattatttttttttgaaaaattatatcatcaagtgcatttCAAATACGAGGAAgtcattttattaaaaaaatagttgattattttacaaattttccccttttttagtatttatgttatattattttataacaaAAACCTAGTATAATCGttaaaagaaaattataaataaaaaatacatgTAGTATCCATTTAAaaaggagtaggtctcttgagatggtctcacaaatctttagatGACTCCAATAAGATACtaccgtgagaccgtctcacacaaatttttgtctttaaaAAATTTCGGGTAACAATAAAAGATTTAACATCTTCTGTATGTTATAAATAGTCGTGTATGCTTCTTCTGTAATAATGTACAAATATACTGAGATTATATTCACACACTAACACAGTGATGTATAAAAGAACGAAGGACGACAAATATGTGCGCAGTAAACCAAAGGAATGGCATTTCTTTCATCCAAAAACTGATGGAGAACTGACCATGATAGAAAGAATTCGTCCCTGACGAGTCCCATTGACCCTTTCTAATTTTTCTAGACAAATCTGTAATAAAATTTGACACACGCCACCTTCTGAAGTTAATAAAAACTAATCTAGACGCAAGGATCAAGATGTTGGTACCGCTGAGTGTTTCCACCTCTCAACAAGAGGAAAATATCAAAACTAGCACAAGTGAAGGCCAAACTCTATAGCCCTGGAAATTGTTGACAAGCaagtaaaaatttgaaaaagaaaacGCCGAGGATGAGCAGATACGAGGGTCATATTTTTAAGCACCATCATTTTTCACAATTTTACCGCTGTCAAATGTCAACAACTCAATATACATATGAGAGAAATATAGAGTTGGTAGCTTTACCAGTAGAAAATCTTCATCAGTTCCAAAGGATTTATGTGCCTGTTCCAAACACCATGAAGTAATCTTCTCATGTTTTCTGCAATGTTTATAGAGTGAAAACAAACTAAATCACTGTGTTTAAACAAACTCCACAAATATTAGactaaaatattcaaaaatccATCAGTAAAGTTAGGACAGCTTTATTGAAATTCAACTTGATTCTCAAGATTTCTAACTTAAACCAACACACAATATCATACATAGACATAGAAAAAACTTGAAAACCTTGAGCTGGCAGGATCCCGAATCTTCAAAGATTCCAGCTTCACGAGCTACCTGGAATAGCATgtttactcaaactaaatcatTAGGTAATTGCTACTGCATAAGATATAATTAATACAACAAATAATGGGACAGGTGATGACTATATTTTGAAACATGTAAATCATATAGAGATGAAGGCAACTTTCAGCAACTATAAATGAAAATCGTGGACACAACCCAGCAACAAGTTCATGGAAAACGAATATTAATGGGAAGGGGAAAAACCAAAATGTATAATGGTGAACTGAATGTAAACAACAATACCACAAGAACTTCAATTGGTCTCAGCAACAGTATATAGACTAGTCATAGTCCAAGGACAAAAATGGCTTAAATTGTATATTTTGGTCGAGAAAAAGAATCCAGCTGCTTCTATAACTTAACTCCAAACTTTCTAGCAGTGACAGCAGATGAATCAACAACACTTCAGTATCCGGACAAAATACCTTGCAAACCATTCAAAGATCACcttattagttcataattttgcCAAGGTCTATATTTTTGTTGTCAAGTTCCATCTGTAAAAGAAGCTAATTTTCAAATGCATTCACAAAAAAATTGAGGTGTTGCCACGCCAAAAACCACAGATATATCATATGCCAATCTTGCTTCTCGAGAGGTAGGAAAAACAAATTAACAAACTCAAATCCCCATAGAAATGCCACGGGAACTCCTAAACCAGctgataaataaatttgaaacatgCGATCCCTCCAAATCTCTCTCATAAGGCAAGATGACCTGTTGGACCCGGTCCAACATAGAATGAATAATGAAAACGAATCAGAAATTTGTACCTGCATGCTTAAATACAAACCAATCTTACTACGTCAATACACGGAAAAGGGCATTTATTAACAACCTTTCTTTTCCTACTCTCCCCCATCGAGCTAATAAAAGCCTATACTCCTCTGTTGACAGTAATATGAACAAATCAATCGTAAAGCTCAAGACCTCCTTCCTATAGCGAATTCGATGCCATAGAGAGGATCAAGATTTGAAGTAAAAGCGGTGAACCGAACAAAACATCCAAGAAACAATCCAGGAAATCAAAACAACCGAAAACGACAATATGTGTTACTCGAATCATCGTGTTCGATACAGAAACAATACTACCAGTCTCGAATAATCAAAAAGGAAaactaatattatataaaaattgtaaaaatatccaaaaatTTCAGTCGTCGAAATCAAAtaacggcataataatacaaatatataaacattatcatgaaaataaaatatcataaactaAAAGCCAGCAATTTTGCGAGGGAAAAGGGTACCTTTTCGGTTGATTCTGTTCACGATGATTCGGATTCATAGATGTGGAAGAAAAAGACCAATCAGCGAAGGCGTTTGATTCTtgtttctctctctttttttctcctttttgttttaaatttcggGGGTAACAAAAAAGATTTTTATACTGCTGTGAATTGtgatattttaagattttatttattttaaaatgtacaTTTATTATCTATAAATTTGGCTTGTTTTTATACAAAAATATGAAATCATAGGAAAAAATAGCAAcaaatgttgatgataagtacatgaaataaaatctaaaTACCAAATATCAtgtttggacaaaattttaaaaagaattggTGTAACATGACATATCAAAATAGTACTATCTCGCATATCTTGATTTGTGACACGAGTCGACTATatccatatttataataaaaagtaatacttttgacgtaaaaaataatattttttcatgagtaactcaaataaaatacatgtgtcacaaaattgacccgtgagaccatctcacaaatatttttgtatttctCTCATCTATTCAacataatttataaaattatatatacattgggtatttaaaaatctttattttgattACAATTAaccaattatttaaaaaaaaaaagtaaaacatAATATTCGTATGAATTACAAAGGGTTAACAATCGGTTTGTCGGCCACACTTACGGCTATGTAAGTATATATCACTTTCACATTTTGAACTAGAGGTTGATCTCGTCGCTTTACCAGTTCCACGCCTTGTAGAATTTTGAAAACCAAGTCCACCGTTCCCGGTAAAAGCTTTCAAGTTAAATGATATTCAATCCCTTTTATATATTCTTGCTTTTTAACTTGTTTTTTTTCACCTTTTGAGCTCATTAAACTGACTAAAAATCGAGACTTTGGAGTGAGATTTAATGGCACTGGATAAGCCATTTTCCAGACAATGAGAATCAAGCTACGCCAATCATTTATTGATCTGAAATAGCTATTTTTTTTGGTGTTCTTGATTTTGGAAGTTGTAGTTTAAATGGAAGGTGTAACCGAGAGTATCAAGAAGAAGAAAGGATCTGATAACTCTTTGTTAGATCATCTGTGCTGGCCTATGAGAAGAGCAGCAGAGTCCTTGAAAAACAACGCATTTGAAGGGAAACACAAGCTTAATGCTAATGTTGATGGTGGTGTTTATTATTGTAAGTCAAAGAATCAAAGATCAAAACTCTCAGGTCAGAtatgttcaaatttatgttttttgGGAACTTGATTTCTGTTTTGCTGAATATCTTTTGTTGTTTTGTGTTTAGTTCATCAAGCAAGTTACATATTTTGGTGGTGGTTGTGGTTTTGTATCGTTAGATATCTCAGATCGGCTGTATAGGCTTAGAATCCATCGAGCTAACTTTTAAGATAGAGTTGCCCAAGTTCATGATCTTAACGAGATTAAGTTTTTGATAGTTTTATGTATGAACTTGGACAATCATCTTCTTCGACAAAACCTAACATAGAAATAGGGATAAAAAGACATTTGGTGAATCATTGGTGAGTTTATGCTTAAATTTTTAACTTCTGGCTAATGATATTGATTCatttgaatagaattggaggtAATGAAAGAGAGGTTTGCAAAACTTTTACTTGGTGAAGACATGTCTGGAAGTGGCAAAGGGCTGGTTTCCCCTGCCCTGGCTATTTCGAATGCCATCACCAATATTTGCGGTAAAAGCTTTTTAGCTGTTTCCTTTTCATTTCACATCTTCTGAAGTTGACATCATAATTCTTATACGTGCAGCTACTGTATTTGGGCAACTGTCGAGATTGGAACCCCTACAATCTGAGAAGAAAGCAATGTGGGAAACAGAGATTGAATGCCTTGTTTGTGTGGGTGATCATATAGTAGAACTGACACCATCTTGCCAAACATTACCTGATGGAACTATGGTTGAGGTAATACTCATTCGATTCTCAATAGACCTTGTTTAGAAAAGTAAAAtgaaaatggttcaaaaatCCTGCTAATTTTTCAGCTGATGCTTCTGCTTTTCActaattgagttatatacttgACAATTCAAATAGCACAGTTATCTTAACTATGACGGAACCTATGCCATTTTAGCAACTGATATGGAGTTATGAATAATTGTAAGCCTTAGATCTCTCACACGGGCTCGATTAATTTTCTTAGAGTTGTATACATGAAATTAGACAATAGTTCAAGTCTATTATCTAAACGGTAAGATATTTCATTGATGGTCACCTTCGATGCTTCAGGTTATGACTTGTCGCCAAAGATCAGATCTTTTTCTTAATCTCCCAGCTCTTCGAAAACTTGACAACATGCTGCTAGTAAGATCTGAATGCGTTTCTTGCTATCTTACCTGTTTATTTTAGTTCAAGTGTCAGATTAACATTGTTTTGGTTTCAGGAAATGCTAGACGGATTCACCAATTCAGAATTTTGGTATGTTGATAAAGGTAAAATAGCACCAGAGGCCAATGGTGCAGTTTCTTTCCAGAAAGCCATTCAACGACAGGAGGATAAATGGTGGCTGCCTGTACCACGTGTCCCCCATGGCGGTCTCCCTGAAGACGCGAGAAAGCAATTAAATCATAGGCGTGAATGTGCAAATCAGATTCATAAAGCTGCAATGGCTATTAACAGCATTGCCTTAGCTGAGATGGAAGTTCCAGAATCATACACAGAAACTCTTCCAAAGGTTTAAAAATCTTACATTTATCCGTTTAAATGCACACCATCAAAGCAAGATCATAGAAGAAGATGAGATAGTTTTCCTACCTTAATCTTTTAGCAAATGCTGATGATATATAGATTCTATTTATGAACAAATAATGAATTTCttgaagttaaaatgtttttttatctCTCAAATCATAAAGTCTACGGTACTTCTAGTCCCCTTGCATATCATACAACAAAACCAAATTGACAATCTGATGTTAATTCATTCAAAATGCTAGAATGGGAGAGCCTGTCTGGGGGATGTCATATACCGTTGCATCACTACCGAACATTTCTCCTCGGAATGCTTGCTTGATTGCCTCGATCTGTCAACTGAACATGCAGCTTTAGACATAGCAAATCGACTGGAGGCAGCAATCAACTTATGGAAAAAACGAGCCACAAACAGTTCCCCTGCTAAATCCTCTTGGGAGATTGTTAAAGAGCTAGTGATAGATGGAGGAGACAAGACGGATTTTCTTGCTGAAAGA from Primulina tabacum isolate GXHZ01 chromosome 3, ASM2559414v2, whole genome shotgun sequence encodes:
- the LOC142540416 gene encoding uncharacterized protein LOC142540416 — translated: MSRLWSRFTALFSSRTYSGMDKSGNRYYARNEEIDGFMKEKRWVEFKGEHDPTSIPVEWICWLNGQRKRAPTPEEMTELEARRERVRLSVALLKKEEEERKAKEGKATSIGKAVGPDLKSFIRQFPSDSEDIKTGNKIKGGPDSPDVPRSSEPTGTGESFRPGTWKP
- the LOC142540420 gene encoding rop guanine nucleotide exchange factor 5-like → MEGVTESIKKKKGSDNSLLDHLCWPMRRAAESLKNNAFEGKHKLNANVDGGVYYCKSKNQRSKLSELEVMKERFAKLLLGEDMSGSGKGLVSPALAISNAITNICATVFGQLSRLEPLQSEKKAMWETEIECLVCVGDHIVELTPSCQTLPDGTMVEVMTCRQRSDLFLNLPALRKLDNMLLEMLDGFTNSEFWYVDKGKIAPEANGAVSFQKAIQRQEDKWWLPVPRVPHGGLPEDARKQLNHRRECANQIHKAAMAINSIALAEMEVPESYTETLPKNGRACLGDVIYRCITTEHFSSECLLDCLDLSTEHAALDIANRLEAAINLWKKRATNSSPAKSSWEIVKELVIDGGDKTDFLAERAESLLLCLRQRFPCLSKTDLDVSKIQCNKDVGKSILESYSRVLESLAFKIVARINDLLYVDDISKHSDKTSMIGHRKVLVPYSVSISSSPYRTAFTTPNFSPERSERSPHLGGYGRKPSPLRGLGVRRVLANDLELEGGVKVKN